One Sparus aurata chromosome 23, fSpaAur1.1, whole genome shotgun sequence genomic window, AGATCTGCGTTCAGAGtgtgaaagaaacaacaatgaAGCAGCCAGGATGAGGCTGCTGCACGCTGAGGAACAGTGACAACAGCACACTCAGTACCAAAGCGTCTGCCGTCTGTCCAAAGCTGTGATGTCTTCCGAGGAGATGACAGTGCTGGAGTACAGCTTTGTCTCTTGCTCTGCCATTGTCTCtgattctttgtcttttgtacACGTGCAGCAGTAAAGCACACTCTGCATAATAAAGACATGCCGGACGTCTTTATCTGACATGAACCTGTCTCTGCTCTGCCATTGGCGTTCTAAGTTGTCATGTGATTTGAGTTGTGTGCATCACTGTTggtgtggtgaaaaaaaaaagaaaatgaacaatGAAATGTGTTGCAATTTGCATTTATAAAGTGAGTGTCTTTGCATGGACGTGAAGAATTGCGTACGTAAAGTGTTGCTTTGCCGATTTTTAGTCATATGTTAAAGAAGCGGTTTAAAGGGAGttcacacaaaaaaggaaattgcAATCGTTGTCCACTCACCCCTCACGCCGATTGAAATCCTAGTTTTgtagcccacaaaacattttttttgagCTTcgcagcgttgcagcattctcctgaacaactgaactaGATGGGGACTTAGGTCTGAATTTTCATTAGTAgttgaacttgtcctttaagcaGGTGCAGTGTATTGATGCCTACAGCTGGTACGTCCACACACTGAATGAGTATCATCACATTTTTTCATCACAACGCTCGCTGCACATCCTCTTTAAAACATCAGCGTGACATTATTTGCAAAAAACTCATATTCACGGAGGAGCAGCTTTGATAATCTGATGAGACACACCTTTTGCCTTGATGCACTACATCATTTGACACGGTTGATCTTTGATGCGCTCTGTGATGCTGAGCCAAAAGTTACTAAATTTTGCGTCAGTGGAGTCAACACATCTTGcctttttatctatttatttatattatcagGCAGTATGCAAAGGGACTACGGGATTGAGATTCAAATTCACTCGCTCGCTGCCTgtaatgcagcagcagcagcaggccgtGGGTCTGTTGTGCCGCACTGACAGCACACCTCGAAATCCAGCTCCACCGTTTAGCTTATTCCCATCTGGCTCCGCTCCTCTATGGAAACAGTGGGGGTGTGCAATATGACAGAGCTCCTGCCAATAATAAAGCATTAGCATATTGAACTGATAAAAGTGTCAATCACAGATTACTCTCCCatctattattattttcttcttcttcttcttcttcccactGTTTTCCTTATCTATAAGCTCCGGCAGCACACGGCTTCACATTTATTCCAATAAAGCCGACAGAatggaaaataatgaaaaataaaagatgaaaaaatctcaaaagaaaaaaaaaacactccataTTCTTGTGGGAGCTCCTGGGATTTATGTGCGGAACCTCTGTCACCACAGTCACATTCATGTTTCATTTATCGCGGTGGCAACAAGCTTTTACATATATTGCAAAGATGAgactctctctgtgtgtgtctgtgtgggtgaaTTAAACTCTGCTGatcacaaggtttttttttatttttaaaaccgTCACGGATTTGGcatgtttcttgttttgtttttaaaatcccgGTGTGATCACATCCACTCCTTACAGCGTGTACAAAAATACTCttcataattaaaaaataaaaataaaaaagtgtcttctgcattaaaagaaaacaaaaagttgcTTCACATTCATTTCAACGGCACCATCCTCCACTCTCAGGCTGCCTTTGAAAAACGACTGATTGGAAAAGACGAGCAGCCAGAGGCAgcacccccctcctccacccccctcctccacctcctccctccctcacccccctgtcctctctctctcctcatccatccatccccgcttcctctcctttcctctcctctcctctcctctgctctgctgctggatGGTGCGCTAGGAGCGCACGCAGGACGGCACCGGGGGCTTCCCTTTTCTGTCTGATGGAGAcgggctgaggaggaggaggaggagagaccaTCAGGTCCGGTCGGCAGAGCCCACCTCTCGAGGACCCTGCGAGGAAGGACTTCCCGCTCCCCCCGCTGCCGTGAGAGCCGGAGGAGCGGACGCGACACAGGGGAGCGAGAGGGGAGACACCGGAGGTAACGGGGCCATCAGTAacctgttgtttgtgtgtttgtgttgatcaTCTGGGGGGAGGACGCGCGGTGCTCGCAGGCGTTGCAGACAAAAACACGAGGACggatttccccccccccctttttttttaagaaagcgACATTTTGAAGCTTGTTGGACTTGGTTGGAGGTCGTTGTTAATGTTGGTTTTTGGAGAAGAATAACTGGGAGAGCAGCTGTGTGCGTCCCCGCAGCTCAACCGTCGTGTTTTCGCCTCTAATTAACCACCGTGCATCATTAACACGAGCGCCTGTGTAGTAACACGTGAGCTTAATTGATTTGGAATTTACgcattttaaaccaaacatcTGGTTTCGACCCAACCAGATGTGTGTTGGCGGATAAAGGTGCGAAAGTGCGTTTTTCTCACTCTGcatgttcattttttattttcattttgctcCGTAAGTGAGCTTTAGAAACTGCACTGTGATATTAGACCGCAATTCAATTATGGCTCTGTGGCTGGAGCCCTTTAATTTAACCGAGGAGGGCCGAGAGCGCCTCCTCGAGGCTGGACACCGAACCTCTGCAGAGACCACAGTGAAGCTGGCTCCATGATTTGATTCTTTCTCAAACTAGCACGCAATTCAATAAGCAGCTCTTCCACTGTTTTCGTCTCCGGCAGCAGGGAAGGCTGTGTTTAATCACCTGTTCCTCCGCATCAGCATCAGGATGAGCGCAAATTACAGAGATGATAACCTTCTTACATCATCTCCTCCTGCCACTTTCCACACAGCTGCGGGTTTAAAATAGGATCTCAGCTCTaggctctgaaaaaaaaacacagcagttcCTCTCCGAGTCGCTGAAATGTGGCTCTCAGGTCATCAGGGGCCACACGGTGGACGAGCTGAACTGTGTGGCAGCTCTGTGGAAGCACACAAAAGACGggctctctgtctgtgtttgcataTGGAGCAGTGTCAATACCCATTTCTATTGATCGACCttgtaataataacattttactCAACAGTTGTTCCCCGTTGACTGCAGTTAATGAAAGCAGGCTACTGAGCCGCGTGTCAGCTGCTGTAGTGACGGAAGGGAGAATACACTGTCAGCCATGTTTGGTGGCGGGTAGAGATGGTGCATGACGGAGCTGAATGTTTAGTCGATGGATCAGTTAGACGGTTGATCGACGGAGAAATGATCAAtgaactattttgataatcgatttgtgacatttttcattcatgtgAATGCAAATGGAATGTTTTTGGACTGTATCTTGCACGAAACAAGCGATTATGGCGTAACAACTGctaaggcccaacagtccccatTTGTTGTCACTCCTTTGGCTTAAATTCTGAACATAACTGTTTAAATCAAAATTTAGAAAATCATAGATATCAGTCTTCAGGACTGGGAGCTAATCAAACAGACTATCCTCATCACATCAGTCATTTGTTGTTGCATGTAAGACCCAACCCTACTGATCCCATCCCACGTAGACAATGGACCTGCAGTCTTCAACCAGAATGATTCAGTGGAAATTTAAGAATATTGTTATTGTAAACATACAGTAGCTTTAGATATCAGCCACCGTAACAGAACAGATTTTTCTTTCATCAAGAACCATGCAATATTCCCAGAGAGATTGAAGACAATATCTAAAAATGCCTAACCTCACAATGTCAAAGGAAGTGGCAGAAAACTACACGATCCATCCCTTTATCCCGATCTGACCCAGAAGtaaatggggtctattctgggcccaGGGAAATCCTGCATCCCagtttcgtggaaatctgttgagcagtttttatgtaattatgcttaaaaaccaaccaaccgctagaaatggaatataatattcataattatgtttttttagtGGTGTAATCACCTTGAACTAAGAATTGTTATTGGTGTTCTTTTTAAATCTTAGAATGagctttttgtattttcagaGGTAGCAGGTCCTAaatctgccatgtttctacggTAGCCCAGAATGGTCAAACCAGGCGCTAGCTCTAGAGAGGGCCTTTCacatttttggtgtttttagTGGCTGCTGTATTcttctgcatcctctgaaggggAGGGCGAGACGATGCCACTAAATGGTAcgcactggacctttaattttAGCTGCATCAATAGATGCATAATGATAAATGTAATCATTATCACACACTGTTGGTTTTTATTGGTTACCTCCACTTTGAATTTCCCGGAATGAAATGGCTTTATGCCagctgatttatttaaaaagactTTTATTGTTCAGCTTTCTGGCTCATTACACTTTATACTACAACTCAAACAGATGACTCATCTCAACACTGTTATGTCGGCCATAGTGCTGCAAATGACAATTAATGTTATCAATTATTATGacgattgtttgtttgtttagtctaGGAAATAGTGTAAAAAACCCATCACAATTTCCCCGAGCCCAAACTGAAGTCTTCTGGTTGCTTGTTGTGTCCGAAGTACAGTTCAAAATATTCAATATGCAAAgttattaaacacaaacaaacagaacattCTCACATCGGAGTAAATGTTCTGGTTATTTCATCATCAGCAATACGGTTGAATGATATTCTATCAGCTGACTAACAGATTTCCTCCCCTCTTCTACACTGCTCACTGATATATGTTGTATATTGCAGTGCCTGTTTATTGAATGCAGAGCTGCATTCACGCTCACCTTGTCTGTCACGCAGTCATGCATCCTTTGTCACTCTGTTCCTCTCATTTAATatgcctctcacacacacatgcacaaacacccacacagccAGCTACGTTTCTTTGGGGTGTCTAACCTTGACTCTCGTCACTTTTACCGAGAcagattgtttctttttttactctcCCTCCgtcttttacattttgattcTGCTTCTGCATCTGTTTCCCCCGCAGATCCTCCATCATCTGAAGGTCTCCTGCCTCTCTCCCACTGTGTGTCactgtgattgttttttaaaatgcaggCTCACAACATTGTGTAGCTTGCGGTGTCTAGTGAAGTGtgtagcttgtgtgtgtgtgtatctgtgtgcatACTTCAGTCGCAAAGATGGGCTCAGTGGGAGCGGAGCGCCGCAGGCCCACGCCGGTCCAGACGCCCGAGGAGAGGGATGTGTGGAGGGATGGTGGAGGAAGAgctggatggagggatggagggagggagggctggagagagggaagggagaGCGGCGTGGTGCAGAGCTACAGCTTCGACTCGtaccagctggaggaggaggagatcagtAAAGATGCCCCGGAGCGAGGAGTGCTGGCTCTGTCCGAGCCCGGTGAGGGAGTTTCTATTCACactatgcgtgtgtgtgtgtgtgtgtgtgtgtgtttgtgtgtgtgtttgtgtgtgtgtttgtgtgtgtgtgtgtgtgtgtgtaccggTTTTATAaatagacagacacacacaaggacagaaggaaggaaagagacagaggtatcaacaacaacaatttaccaaagtgaaaaacaaatcccacacagatatggatggatggatggatggatggatggatggatagctccaaaataactgaactgaacacatgacaaagaaacagctaatgctagctagcccCTCTCATTCAGGCGATATAATGCAGGTCTTAGGCTGATGATTCAGCAGGTGTTGAAATTATCTGAACAAAATGTCATGTCTAAACTCGTGGGAACcagtgctaacattagcatgctaagatAACAAGCACCTCCCGCTACAGTTTCTCACAGCTCCATGGTGTATTTTAgcttctttcagctcattgttttggttttcctgGGCTGCAACTTCCCCTACCGATACATTGCGCTCTACCGTTGCGGCACCAAACAGCTGACAGTCACAGTTGGTGACTAGcctagctggtgaacacagctGTACCTCTGAAAGCTAAAGAGTCAGATATATCCCTTAGGAGTGGTTAGTGGGCTGATAGTATCAGCTGATGTTCGCCTATCACAGATGTATCAGTATTGGCGTATGTAACAATAATGTGTAAACTTGTAGGAACCAgcgctaacattagcatgctaagaGAACCAGCTTCAGTTTTTCAGGTTGAAGTTAGTCAGCCTAGTTTGCTAGCTCTACCTTTTTGAGACTGTTGTAAAGGTACAGACAGCTGATGAACATACGACGTGATACAAAAACAAAGCCGTGGGTTCTTTTGTTGGAAGAGTAGTAGTACACAGCGCTCTCCTAGCAACAACCGTGTTTAAATGTCAGTCAGCAGCCACCATGGGAAACACCCACCTGGAGGTTTGAAGCCATTATTTCCATAATTACGTCCATAAATGGTTTTGTCTTCTGTCGAGAAGGCGGAAAATTACAGACAATAGCTGCGTTAATGTTTGTGTTCTTACTGTGAAGTGAGGAGAATTCACATTTCAGTTCTACTTTCAAAACATCACAGGAAAAACCATCAGAGAACCAGTCACACTTTggcatatttttatattttgtcatttttatgagAAACGTAAGTCAGGCTGAATTGTATTAAAGACGTGTTTTCAGCGTCTCTGTAGACAGTGTTGGGGGTTGAGAGatcaaaacacagacagaatgaGGGAAGTGTATGTAAAAACAGGATGCAAGCCTTGTTAACAGCAAATTGCTGTGTTGCCTAGATACTCAGGTTGCACAAAGGGCATGTTAATCAGATCACAAGTGACCGAGGATGCACAGCGAGGGCCcgctctcttctctctgcctctccatcCTTTGACTCCGCCTCTCTTTCCCCGGTACACCGTCAGTCTTCGTATCTCAGTGTACAGACAACAACACAGGGCTCTCTACGGAGACTGAACGGatgtgaagaggcagagactgAATTAATCctttattgtctttattgtcCTGCATGTACACACAACAATCTGTGGTTAAACTAAGGGACAGTATGAGGGGGTCAGAAAAGGGAGAAGGTGGTGTAAGACAGGAGTAGGATATTTGATTTCAGCGTTCCATTGCTTTATAGTTACACAAACATTAAGAAAAGTTTCATCACCGCCATTCATCCTTCAAAACGTGTTGTAAGGGAACACACTATGCCATTAAAGCAACACATTCAGTCGGATTTTGAATCAGGTTTGTGGAAGAATAAGCCTGAAGCTGGAGAAATCAGAATATGGCCAAAGGTTATTCATTAACTAGCTGTCCCCAAGTTATattatcaatatgacctttaaagacaaaatacGGAACgtttccacattaaaatgtgtaaaaaattaGTAGTAGAAGTtgagttgggtatttacattatttcaaatgtttgcaacaatgttcaaactcagaggAATCGGTCATTTCATTCACTGTCACCGTGCGTTACATTTTGTCGCCTGTCGTTGTGTTCAGAGAGCGAGGAAGGAAGTCCGCCAACATGACTTGACATAACGTGAATATCATTTTATTACACTACCTTTGATAATTGCCTGAGTCACGTCACAACGACTCCCATGAGCCTTCACtacgtcttttgttttgattgagagactcCTAAAGGGCAGAAATGACCCACTGTCTGTTTAAGGGAAGGGTTTTAAACAAAACGTGAATAAACCAGTGGAGGATCTTCCTTTCCTCGCTTCTCACACATCCAAATCGTTTTTGTACAATCCTTCAACATGAACGTCAGAAAGGTAAAAATCAATCATAGAACGCCTCCAAACTGTCGGTTTTGTGCAGCCTCTGCTCTAAAACGTCTGTCACACATTGTGGGCGGTGCTGCGCCTTCATTGGATTTTCGGTTAATGAGGTTTGAGTTTCTGCAGGCGGTGATCTTTCTTTCCGTCTTTGCAGCCATGGTGATGCTTGCGGCTCATGCTAACTCCACAGTTTGCTTTATTCTGAGCAATCCTGCTGCTGAAAGCCTGAACTGCTTCACTTCCTTTACTTAccccagaaaaaaacaaagccacCAGAACAGCCGAGAAGGGAAAGCTTCCAGGAGCTGTGTTGTGTATGCATTGCCACTGCATATATGGTTATACAAATGAGGTTGTATTTATAAGAAAATGATGTGAAATTGCAGAAGAGCTAAGTGCAGGTTATAACTCCCACGGCagacaaataagaaaataatttatCAGTCCCCGTTACCATAATAATAAATTACATATACCATCAAGAAATAAACTGTCACAGATTCATGTTTTCTTACCCCTGTTCGTCGTCAGTAAAATATAAATGCTCAGAAATGGTTTGGAGCCGTTAATAGTCGGCTCACAGGATTACAAAAAGGATTATGAGCAGTTATATAAAGAAGCTGCACATCACCCTTTAACCATTAAACTGAATCAGCTTGCAGAACACAAAAGTCCAGCTTTCAGCTGAAACCACTCGGGCAGCTAGTCCACCATCAGCACTTTCTCTGATCAATTTAACCACCAACACAACGGGAGCGAGGTCCTGCGCTGCGTTAGCTGCTCCATCAGTGGAGCCGAGGCGTCGCTGCTGCCGCCACAGCTCCATTCATCCCGATTAGCGTTAATGAAGATCGAATGAGTCGGCTCCAGACCTAATTCAGATGTTTtgaagtcagtttttttttcatccccgCTGTTGTTTCAAATTCTCTaaccctcctctccctctcttcccgcTCAGACTTTGAGGAGCCGATCCCTGACGACCGTTACCATGGCATCTACTTTGCAATGCTGTTGGCTGGGGTGGGCTTCCTGCTCCCCTACAACAGTTTCATCACTGATGTGGACTACCTGCACCACAAGTTTAAAGGTATGAATATGGAGGAGTAGAGCCGTGCACGTGCTCAGAGAGAGGACATTAATTTTACAGACTCATCCATACCCAGCTCCCAGGAGTCATTgctctcgtgtgtgtgtgtgtgtgtgtgtgtgtgtgtgtgtgtgtgtgtgtttcagggacGTCCATCGTGTTCGACATGAGTCTGACGTACATCCTGGTAGCTCTGCTGGCCGTCATCCTCAACAACGTGCTGGTGGAGAGACTAAGCATGCACACCAGAATCACTGTGGGTAAGTCGGGCAGGAAGCTGCTCACAGAGGGAGCTCTAATTGTGAACAATTTCTCGTTAGGGCAATTTGTGCTGTTGCTCATTTATTAATGGCCCTCTGGGAACCTCAAGGCTGAAAAGACAGaataaagaggaagagaaaaacacactcCGGCATAATTCTCCTGTGGTTTTTAATGCgtaaaatgtttcaaacaaacTTTGCCAGAGACTGTGAATTCACGAGGGGGCCGTCTTTCCAGAGTGTGggtatttttctttccttccctttttttctttgaactTTTTCAAATCTTGTGTCATCTCCGGTTTTGTTTTCGGGCCTCATAAGCATGTTGAAAGGGAGCTTACTACACTATTGAAGATACGCATTCAGACAGATTTTAAATCAGGTTGGTGAAAGAAGAAGCCTGACACTGGAGAAATCTGAATATGACCAGTGTAAATATTCCTCAGCAAGACACTGTGATATCAGAGAGtaacatgaaaacattcaagTTGCTCATCCTGCCCGGcgtgaaaaatatttttgagcaaaactgaaaaaaaatcctcttaaaaaatgtatgttccCCCGAGGAAAACGTTTGGTATCTCTACACATATACAGCGTGTAAGAGCAAGGTTCCACTATCGTACCCTCCGCGGCTTAAAATAGCTCCTCTTGGATCCTTGAGGAAATGTCTTTTGAAGTGTGTTGTCTGCTCGAGAGCTTGTCTCTGGAGCTAATAAACTAGGGATCGGACTCCAGATGAAAGCCATACTTTCCGCACGTCTGGCCTGTCAAAAATATGGTCAGTCATGCAGTCAGAACGTGACCTGGTTTAGTGGATTGTCCTcaccgtctgtctgtctgtctctttctctgcagGTTACATCTTCGCTCTCGGGCCGCTGGtctttgtcagtgtgtttgatgtgtggcTGGCCAAGTTCACCACCAGGCAGGCATACATCATTAACCTTGTGTCCGTGGGAGTGGTGGCCTTTGGATGTACAGGTACTACTAATAACAGTGCCACCGGCCCAGCGCCAGACAGCTGACAGGCAACGTTAGCGTCTAGCTGGTGAACATGATAATAAAAGAGTCGGATGTTTCCCTCAGGAGTAGAGAGCCCTGACGGATGTTATCAGCTGATATTGGCCAATCACAGATGAATCAGTATTGGCGTATTTGTTGTCCGATATGGGCCCGTATGAACAACACTTTATTGCACTACAATGCAGTTTTTTGACACTCTGTCCACCTCTTGTAAAAATTACATACAGCGTGTAATAGAAAATGTTGGTGCTTTTGTTGTTCCAATGAAATATCAATCACAGCTGTCAAACGAACAAGCAACAGTGACAGGACAAACACAGTCGAGGCTTCAGCCCTCAGCTGCTGCTAATGTCTTGCATACACTGAGCCGGTCTCCCTGTTGTTACTGCGAGTGTGAACACAGAGCCTGTCAGCCAGCAGCGGCGGAGCAGTTTAATTAGCTCAGGTCCGTAGGTCAGTCAGCTTCGCTTGAGCGGCGTGTGGAGGTTCAGGAAGCTGTGCTTCCAAATAAATAGTGTTGTTACAATGTTGACTGTTGGGCACTGATAACCgcttcctcttccctccccAGTGCAGCAGTCCAGTTTCTATGGTTACATGGGGATGCTGCCCAAGAGGTACACACAGGGGGTGATGACTGGAGAGAGtaagtatgcacacacacacgtccctGCTTTCGTTCTCTTCTCTGTGTATTTTACACTTTTACCTTTTCTCATCACTTCATCTGTCTTAATCTCTTTTATTCGAACCCAGGTACTGCAGGGGTGATCATCTCGCTGTCTCGCATCTTCACCAAGCTGCTGATCAACGACGAGAGGAGGAACACGCTCATCTTCTTCCTCGTCTCCATCAGCATGGAGATGCTCTGCTTCCTGCTTCACCTGCTGGTGCGCCGCTCCCGATTCGTCCGCTACTACACCAGCCACACGCCGGGCAAAGGTCCGGGGAAGTGTCACGACCCGCGTGACAACGGGGCGGGATACCGCGTTCACCATGATGTCACCGCAGAGGAAGTAAGATTTGTAAGTTTGTGGACAGGTTCTTGACTACAGTCAGTTTACTGAATGTTTATTTGTAGTCATGTCACTAGTCTGGCTCTATACTAGTTTATCAGTTGGTGGGTTCTCTCTCTCCTATGGTCCAGACAGATACATTTATTATGAATTGCTCTGAAATTTTATAGAGACACTTACGATCCTCGGGGGAGGAGTCCAACTAACTTCAGTAATCCCCTCACTTTTCCTCTAGCACCGCCAAGAGGGTCATATTTATGGTTTTTGGTACAATGTCTTAACATTAATACATTCATGTCTCCCTCAGGACGAATTGTAATAATTTTAAAGTCCAACTCGAAATGTGTTTTACTTCTTATTCCTACAGTTGAATATTTGAGCATCACTGTGTAAATGATGTCTGTGCAGAGTTTGAAACTAGAggactgttttcacattcattgctTAAAGTGTACGGTTTCTCTGTGCTCACTGAAAATCGGATTTCAAGAGTCGTGCCTATGAGCACGATTTGTTACATAAATAGTTTGGGAGGCAATCCTGGTCCAATATTTAGCAAACgcaagtgtgatgtggaaaccATACACAGTGAATGGACTTTACAGTGATGTAGGACACATAGTCCAGCAGTCAAACTTTTGAATTAGGGATATTTTTATACTCATGTATTCAGGATTTTTTGATGAGTGAGGAGAGGGTGTCATGTTAAGGATTTTAATGTAGCAAAAGCAAGTGGACACATTTTTAAGTATGCCTTAATACATGTGTGCAGGGGATCATCAACTTTTCATCTCATACCGCCGTCAGGTCAAaatctgtgttctgtgttactGAAAACTTTTAGCCACTACATATCACATTTCATCTCCCTCCTTCCGTTGCATTCAGGTTACACCTCTGCTTTTGTTGGAATCATCTGCCCTTTTAAGTGGTTGCCAGGTTGTGCACTAGCTATTGCCGCTAGCTAGCCAACATGAACGTTCCTGTTATTGCCATAGCaatttaaataatgtttctaaggttagctactagctaacattagggcAGTATGGTAACTCAGCCATtccttagtttttttttcacaaactggcaactaccaagactctTGTTCACCGCTGAAACACAGATACCATGTGATACCAATGCAGTTatactattggctgacaaaccttgttagaaTATGAAACCAACTGTCAGTTTTCTTACAcagagataaataaaacattttggacccatacaaatgtttgtgtttagcGCTTATTGACTTAattttagcatgctagcttgcTAATCTAATGTAATGTAGATGTTGAGTATTAAGCGCCCCTGTGTGTAAGAACAGCCTCAAAGAGATTCTTGCATGACTCATCATCCATGCCTAAAACCTCTCTATTTACATTGTGCACTATTTTTCACctctattattttattttagtggTCTACCTCTTAAAATCCATCATCGGGGCGTCCACCCATTAGCATCCatttagcttcagcttaatgtGTACAGTTTGTACATGTGGAGGAGCAGATTATGTCATTACAGTTTCTCGTACATGTTTCATTCATTAAACCCTTCATAAATGTTGCACCAACAAACTGTTTCTGAAGACAGTGAGGTCTCTAAATCGTGGTGTCATGCAACTCCCATTTCCTTGTTGGTTTCTGTGAGCAGTGAGTGCCACTCGCCTGTTTCAGCGCGGCTGTGTACACGAAGATTGAGGGCTGTGTGCGTTTTTAAAATGCAGAATCATTTATTTAAGATGCGCGCTGCCGTTTTGGCTACCACTCAGAAAGAGAAATATtgatggaggaagagaaacagattTTTGGGAGGGGTTAGTAGGGTTGAAGTACGTAGAGGTAGAGAGTTGTTATGCAGGCagaaaaaatgaagacagatgGAGTTacagggaggaagggagaggtTGAGGCCTCCAGcgaacagagagaaaatgagagtcACGACACTGAGAGGATAAAACGGCTGGGAGAAAACTGTTGAGGCAAAAGAGGTGAAACAGAATGTGGGGGAGACGGAGGCAGCCagggggaggaagagtgagGGATCATCACAaaaattagagttaaaacagAAGGAGAgcaagaaaggaaaggagagaaggCAGAGAGCAGATCAGTCATGGCAAAGAGAGAACGAAATGACAGAAGAGAAGGTGAAGCAGCACTTTGTAGCCTGAAGACATGGAGCGGATCATcagaccgtgtgtgtgtgtgtgtgtgtgtgtgtgttcagagccAT contains:
- the slc29a4a gene encoding equilibrative nucleoside transporter 4 isoform X1; translated protein: MGSVGAERRRPTPVQTPEERDVWRDGGGRAGWRDGGREGWREGRESGVVQSYSFDSYQLEEEEISKDAPERGVLALSEPDFEEPIPDDRYHGIYFAMLLAGVGFLLPYNSFITDVDYLHHKFKGTSIVFDMSLTYILVALLAVILNNVLVERLSMHTRITVGYIFALGPLVFVSVFDVWLAKFTTRQAYIINLVSVGVVAFGCTVQQSSFYGYMGMLPKRYTQGVMTGESTAGVIISLSRIFTKLLINDERRNTLIFFLVSISMEMLCFLLHLLVRRSRFVRYYTSHTPGKGPGKCHDPRDNGAGYRVHHDVTAEEVRFGNGGTGPPSAEESVEDIAGGTYVRFDAPKAKIRKSWPGVRDMILHRYVVSRVIWAYMLSIAVTYSITLCLFPGLESEIKNPTLGEWLPILIMATFNMSDFVGKILAALPYDWSGGRLLFFSCLRVVFIPLFVMCVYPASAPTLSHPAWPCLFSLLMGVTNGYFGSVPMIQAAGKVPPEQRELAGNTMTVSYMTGLMVGSAVAYAAYSFAAPGSGTRFSTLNMHTHANGTGY
- the slc29a4a gene encoding equilibrative nucleoside transporter 4 isoform X2; protein product: MGSVGAERRRPTPVQTPEERDVWRDGGGRAGWRDGGREGWREGRESGVVQSYSFDSYQLEEEEISKDAPERGVLALSEPDFEEPIPDDRYHGIYFAMLLAGVGFLLPYNSFITDVDYLHHKFKGTSIVFDMSLTYILVALLAVILNNVLVERLSMHTRITVGYIFALGPLVFVSVFDVWLAKFTTRQAYIINLVSVGVVAFGCTVQQSSFYGYMGMLPKRYTQGVMTGESTAGVIISLSRIFTKLLINDERRNTLIFFLVSISMEMLCFLLHLLVRRSRFVRYYTSHTPGKGPGKCHDPRDNGAGYRVHHDVTAEEGNGGTGPPSAEESVEDIAGGTYVRFDAPKAKIRKSWPGVRDMILHRYVVSRVIWAYMLSIAVTYSITLCLFPGLESEIKNPTLGEWLPILIMATFNMSDFVGKILAALPYDWSGGRLLFFSCLRVVFIPLFVMCVYPASAPTLSHPAWPCLFSLLMGVTNGYFGSVPMIQAAGKVPPEQRELAGNTMTVSYMTGLMVGSAVAYAAYSFAAPGSGTRFSTLNMHTHANGTGY